A genomic region of Glycine max cultivar Williams 82 chromosome 15, Glycine_max_v4.0, whole genome shotgun sequence contains the following coding sequences:
- the LOC100812433 gene encoding zinc finger CCCH domain-containing protein 34: MEQYGRSSEGSRSDPSPEWAGPEAQTGLEEPMWQLGMGGAGEESYPQRPDEVDCTYYLRTGFCGFGSRCRFNHPRDRAAVAGAERTTGEYPERVGQPVCQYYMRTRTCKFGSSCKYHHPRQAGGTAATPMSLSYYGYPLRPGEKECSYYVKTGQCKFGATCKFHHPVPAGVQIPAPSPVAPSPLPVPVPSPLYSTMQPPPGPSSQQIGVLVARPPMLPGSLVQSPYGPVVLSPAMVPISGWGPYQASATGAVHPSGTPSNVGSPQLYGITQLPSPVAAYPGPYQPSGSPVGPSSSSQKEQAFPERSNQPEYQYYPKTGEVKFGPSYRYNPPPDMSAPKANVILSPAGLPLRPGAAPACIHYAQHGVCKFGSACKFDHHMGSLSYSPSASSLADMPVAPYPVGSTISTLAPSSSSSELRPELTSGSSKESVPSRMSSSTLTGSIGLTLSTGGPISQSSTQPPSQSSGPLATVISTTSSNVSPTST; this comes from the exons ATGGAGCAGTACGGCCGGTCCAGTGAAGGTTCGCGGTCTGATCCGTCGCCGGAATGGGCCGGGCCCGAAGCCCAAACCGGGCTCGAAG AGCCCATGTGGCAATTGGGAATGGGTGGTGCTGGGGAGGAATCGTATCCGCAACGCCCCGATGAGGTTGATTGCACTTACTATTTGAGGACTGGCTTCTGTGGCTTCGGTTCCCGCTGTCGGTTCAACCATCCTCGTGATCGTGCCGCG GTTGCTGGAGCTGAGAGGACCACAGGGGAGTATCCGGAACGAGTAGGCCAGCCTGTGTGCCAG TATTACATGAGGACAAGAACATGCAAATTTGGTTCGTCTTGCAAGTACCACCACCCCAGGCAGGCAGGAGGCACTGCTGCTACTCCCATGTCACTAAGTTATTATGGATATCCATTGCGACCG GGTGAGAAGGAGTGTTCCTATTATGTGAAAACAGGACAATGCAAGTTTGGTGCAACTTGTAAATTCCATCATCCAGTTCCTGCTGGCGTCCAAATTCCAGCACCATCGCCAGTTGCCCCATCGCCTTTGCCTGTACCGGTACCTTCGCCGTTATATTCAACCATGCAGCCCCCACCTGGTCCTTCGTCCCAGCAAATTGGGGTGCTGGTTGCAAGGCCTCCTATGTTGCCTGGCTCATTAGTCCAGAGCCCCTATGGACCTGTGGTACTGTCACCTGCCATGGTACCTATTTCTGGCTGGGGTCCTTATCAA GCTTCTGCGACAGGTGCTGTTCATCCTTCTGGTACTCCATCTAATGTTGGTTCACCACAGCTTTATGGGATAACCCAACTACCTTCACCAGTAGCTGCCTATCCTGGACCTTATCAACCTTCTGGTTCCCCAGTTGGTCCTTCAAGCAGTAGTCAGAAGGAGCAGGCATTTCCAGAAAGGTCTAACCAACCAGAATATCAGTATTATCCGAAAACAGGGGAGGTTAAATTTGGTCCATCATATAGGTATAACCCTCCACCGGACATGAGTGCACCAAAAGCAAATGTGATTCTTAGTCCTGCAGGTCTTCCTTTGCGCCCG GGGGCGGCACCAGCTTGCATTCATTATGCACAACATGGAGTGTGTAAGTTTGGTTCTGCATGCAAATTCGATCATCATATGGGATCACTGAGTTATAGTCCATCTGCTTCTTCCCTGGCTGACATGCCAGTTGCACCCTATCCTGTGGGTTCAACAATTTCTACTCTTGCtccatcatcttcatcttcagagTTGCGGCCTGAACTTACCTCAGGATCTAGCAAGGAGTCTGTTCCATCCAGAATGTCTTCATCAACATTGACTGGGTCAATTGGCTTGACTTTGTCAACTGGTGGGCCCATTTCTCAATCAAGCACTCAACCACCTTCCCAAAGTTCAGGTCCTTTAGCCACTGTCATTAGCACCACAAGTAGCAATGTCTCTCCCACCTCAACCTAA
- the LOC102661302 gene encoding ethylene-responsive transcription factor ERF086: MSTSRTSDASLKGYESNQTQMNLSLLQRNMSPSGERRGRGKQAEPGRFLGVRRRPWGRYAAEIRNPLTKERHWLGTFDTAQEAALAYDRAALSMKGCQARTNFIYSKDTNTNIFHNALTPMNAQPLLPPSYNTHNPQPINQSGLSHLGNISSHIENPSGMSSSGSPQDDNFFFSSDSNSGYLECIVQDNCSRKSNASASSHDLKLGHVNTSSMHVQPHFDTTHEVLNMQTTVASNSADFSYPSKGLWDCSSNELAAMFKNPSRAEEGCMNALYPFTDSSSYGFMTQAEPVSSTTCSPSLPPFGDADLGYSPF, from the coding sequence ATGTCAACCTCAAGAACCTCAGATGCTTCCCTCAAAGGATATGAGTCCAACCAAACCCAAATGAATTTGTCTCTCCTTCAACGTAACATGTCTCCTTCTGGTGAGAGAAGAGGCCGGGGAAAGCAAGCAGAACCTGGAAGGTTTCTCGGAGTAAGAAGGCGCCCTTGGGGTAGATATGCTGCTGAAATCAGAAACCCTTTAACTAAAGAAAGACATTGGCTTGGAACATTTGACACTGCTCAAGAAGCAGCTCTTGCTTATGACAGAGCTGCTCTGTCCATGAAAGGATGCCAAGCAAGAACCAACTTCATATATTCCAAAGACACCAATACCAACATTTTCCACAATGCTCTCACTCCTATGAATGCTCAACCTCTCTTGCCACCTTCATATAACACTCACAACCCACAACCAATCAATCAAAGTGGCCTATCTCACCTTGGTAACATTTCTTCCCACATTGAAAACCCTTCTGGCATGAGTTCATCTGGGTCACCTCAGGATGATAATTTCTTCTTCTCCAGTGATTCTAACTCGGGCTATCTTGAATGCATAGTTCAGGATAACTGTTCAAGGAAGAGCAATGCCAGTGCTTCAAGTCATGACCTTAAGCTTGGCCACGTTAATACAAGTTCCATGCATGTTCAGCCACATTTTGACACCACTCATGAAGTCCTGAACATGCAAACAACAGTGGCTTCAAACTCCGCAGATTTTTCTTACCCTAGTAAAGGATTATGGGATTGCAGCTCCAATGAACTAGCAGCTATGTTTAAAAATCCATCAAGGGCTGAGGAAGGGTGCATGAATGCATTGTATCCCTTCACTGATAGTTCAAGCTACGGTTTCATGACTCAGGCTGAGCCTGTTTCTTCAACTACATGTTCTCCATCTCTTCCTCCCTTTGGGGATGCTGATTTGGGATACTCACCTTTCTGA